A region of Pseudomonas marginalis DNA encodes the following proteins:
- the ribBA gene encoding bifunctional 3,4-dihydroxy-2-butanone-4-phosphate synthase/GTP cyclohydrolase II, whose translation MALNSIEELVEDIRQGKMVILMDDEDRENEGDIIMAAEACKPEHINFMAKHARGLICMPMSRERCELLKLPLMAPRNGSGFGTKFTVSIEATTGVTTGISAADRARTVQAAAAKDAKAEDIVSPGHIFPLMAQPGGTLARAGHTEAACDLARMAGFEPCGVICEVMNDDGTMARRAELEAFAAEHNIKVGTIADLIHYRMIHERTVQRIAEQPLDSELGQFNLVTYRDSVEGDVHMALTLGSICADEPTLVRVHNMDPLRDLLMVKQPGRWSLRAAMAAVSEAGSGVVLLLGNPVDGDVLLAHIRETAEQTQVKTPTTYSIVGAGSQILRDLGVRKMRLMSAPMKFNAISGFDLEVVEYVPSE comes from the coding sequence GTGGCGCTCAATAGCATCGAAGAACTGGTTGAAGACATCCGCCAAGGCAAGATGGTCATCCTGATGGATGACGAAGACCGCGAAAACGAAGGCGATATCATCATGGCCGCCGAGGCCTGCAAGCCTGAGCACATCAACTTCATGGCCAAGCACGCCCGTGGGTTGATCTGCATGCCCATGAGCCGCGAGCGCTGCGAGCTGCTCAAGCTGCCGTTGATGGCGCCGCGCAATGGTTCAGGGTTTGGTACCAAGTTCACCGTATCGATTGAAGCGACCACCGGCGTCACCACCGGCATTTCCGCCGCCGACCGTGCCCGTACCGTGCAAGCCGCTGCCGCCAAGGACGCCAAGGCCGAAGACATCGTCAGCCCCGGCCACATCTTCCCGTTGATGGCTCAACCGGGCGGCACCCTCGCTCGCGCCGGCCACACCGAAGCCGCCTGCGACCTGGCGCGCATGGCCGGTTTCGAGCCCTGCGGCGTGATCTGCGAAGTGATGAACGACGACGGCACCATGGCCCGCCGCGCCGAACTCGAAGCCTTTGCCGCCGAACACAACATCAAGGTCGGCACCATTGCCGACCTGATTCACTACCGGATGATCCACGAACGTACCGTTCAGCGGATTGCCGAGCAGCCACTGGACAGCGAACTGGGCCAATTCAATTTGGTGACCTACCGTGATTCGGTGGAAGGCGACGTGCACATGGCCCTGACCCTGGGCAGCATCTGCGCCGACGAGCCGACCCTGGTGCGCGTGCACAACATGGACCCGTTGCGCGACCTGCTGATGGTCAAGCAACCGGGCCGCTGGAGCCTGCGCGCCGCCATGGCTGCGGTGTCCGAGGCCGGCAGCGGTGTGGTGCTGCTGCTGGGTAACCCGGTGGATGGCGACGTGTTGCTCGCACATATTCGCGAAACCGCCGAGCAGACCCAGGTGAAAACGCCGACCACCTACAGCATCGTCGGCGCCGGTTCGCAGATCCTGCGTGACCTCGGTGTGCGCAAAATGCGCCTGATGAGCGCACCGATGAAATTTAATGCGATATCCGGATTCGATCTGGAAGTTGTAGAATACGTGCCCTCCGAATAA
- a CDS encoding riboflavin synthase — MFTGIIESIGSIRAMTPKGGDVRLLVETGKLDLGDVKLGDSIAVSGVCLTVVELPGNGFAADVSRETLDCTAMNDLKAGSPVNLEKALTPTTRLGGHLVSGHVDGVGEVVARSENARAVEFRIRAPKELAKYIAHKGSITVDGTSLTVNAVNGAEFELTIIPHTLSETIMASYQPGRRVNLEVDLLARYLERLLMGDKAAEPAAGNITESFLAANGYLKS; from the coding sequence ATGTTCACCGGCATTATCGAATCCATCGGCAGCATCCGCGCCATGACCCCCAAGGGCGGCGACGTGCGCCTGCTGGTTGAAACCGGCAAGCTCGACCTCGGCGACGTCAAGCTGGGCGACAGCATCGCCGTCAGCGGCGTGTGCCTGACCGTCGTCGAACTGCCGGGCAACGGCTTTGCCGCCGACGTCAGCCGGGAAACCCTGGACTGCACCGCGATGAACGACCTCAAGGCCGGCAGCCCGGTCAACCTGGAAAAAGCCCTGACCCCGACCACCCGCCTGGGCGGCCACCTGGTCAGTGGCCACGTCGACGGCGTCGGCGAAGTGGTGGCCCGCAGCGAAAATGCGCGTGCCGTGGAATTCCGCATCCGCGCGCCCAAAGAGCTGGCCAAGTACATTGCCCACAAAGGTTCGATCACCGTCGACGGCACCAGCCTGACCGTGAACGCCGTGAATGGCGCCGAATTCGAACTGACCATCATTCCCCACACCCTGAGCGAGACCATCATGGCGTCGTACCAGCCTGGTCGCCGGGTGAACCTGGAAGTCGACTTGCTTGCCCGTTACCTGGAGCGCCTGCTTATGGGCGATAAGGCCGCAGAGCCTGCCGCCGGTAACATCACTGAAAGTTTTCTGGCCGCTAACGGCTACCTGAAATCCTGA
- the ribD gene encoding bifunctional diaminohydroxyphosphoribosylaminopyrimidine deaminase/5-amino-6-(5-phosphoribosylamino)uracil reductase RibD, with the protein MNPLSAEQAVLDAHYMARALELARNGLYTTHPNPRVGCVIVRAGQIVGEGWHVRTGEPHAEVHALRAAGDKARGATAYVTLEPCSHYGHTPPCADALVSAGLARVVAAMQDPNPEVAGRGMQRLAQAGIVVRSGVLEGEARALNKGFLKRMEHGLPFVRVKLAMSLDGRTAMASGESQWITGPAARAAVQRLRAEASVVLTGADTVLADGARLTVRAAELGLDDATTALAMSRPPLRVLIDGRLRVPLNAPFFKAGPALVITCVTAENQFPRGPECLVVPGVDGQVDLRSALVALAARGVNDVLVEAGPSLAGAFAQQGLVDEYVIFVAGKFLGSAARPLLDWPLEKLADAPQLKITEMRAVGDDWRVTAIPVPAASV; encoded by the coding sequence ATGAACCCACTTTCTGCTGAACAGGCTGTGCTGGACGCCCATTACATGGCCCGCGCCCTCGAACTGGCGCGCAACGGCCTGTACACCACCCACCCCAACCCGCGTGTGGGCTGCGTGATTGTCCGCGCTGGGCAGATTGTCGGCGAAGGCTGGCATGTGCGCACCGGCGAGCCCCATGCGGAAGTGCATGCCTTGCGGGCTGCCGGTGACAAGGCGCGCGGCGCCACGGCGTACGTAACCCTCGAGCCCTGCAGCCACTACGGCCACACCCCGCCGTGCGCCGATGCGCTGGTGAGTGCCGGGCTGGCGCGGGTGGTCGCAGCGATGCAGGACCCCAACCCGGAAGTCGCCGGGCGCGGCATGCAGCGCCTGGCCCAGGCCGGGATCGTGGTGCGCAGCGGCGTGCTGGAAGGTGAAGCAAGGGCCCTGAATAAGGGCTTCCTCAAGCGTATGGAGCATGGCCTGCCGTTTGTGCGGGTCAAGCTGGCGATGAGTTTGGACGGCCGCACTGCCATGGCCAGCGGCGAAAGCCAATGGATCACCGGCCCCGCCGCCCGCGCCGCCGTGCAGCGCCTGCGTGCCGAGGCCAGCGTGGTGCTGACCGGTGCCGACACCGTATTGGCCGACGGCGCACGCCTGACCGTACGCGCCGCCGAACTCGGCCTGGACGACGCCACCACGGCCCTGGCCATGTCGCGCCCGCCGCTGCGTGTGCTGATCGACGGCCGTTTGCGCGTGCCGCTCAACGCACCGTTCTTTAAAGCCGGCCCGGCGCTGGTCATCACCTGTGTCACTGCGGAAAACCAGTTCCCCCGTGGCCCCGAGTGCCTGGTGGTGCCGGGCGTGGACGGCCAGGTCGACCTGCGCTCGGCGCTGGTGGCGCTGGCCGCCCGTGGCGTCAACGACGTACTGGTGGAAGCCGGCCCAAGCCTGGCGGGCGCGTTTGCCCAGCAGGGCCTGGTGGACGAATACGTGATTTTCGTCGCCGGCAAGTTCCTCGGCTCCGCTGCCCGGCCTTTGCTGGACTGGCCACTTGAGAAGCTGGCCGACGCTCCCCAACTCAAGATCACTGAAATGCGCGCTGTAGGCGACGACTGGCGAGTCACTGCCATCCCTGTGCCAGCAGCGAGCGTATAA
- the nrdR gene encoding transcriptional regulator NrdR, with the protein MHCPFCGANDTKVIDSRLVAEGDQVRRRRECLASGCGERFTTFETAELVLPRLIKSDGSRQPFDEEKLRAGMQRALEKRPVSVERLEAALAHIKHKLRATGEREVKSLVVGELVMGELQKLDEVAYIRFASVYRRFQDLNEFREEIDRLAREPVKE; encoded by the coding sequence ATGCACTGTCCCTTCTGCGGTGCCAACGACACCAAGGTCATTGACTCGCGTCTGGTCGCCGAGGGCGATCAAGTGCGTCGCCGGCGCGAATGCCTGGCCTCTGGCTGCGGTGAACGTTTCACCACCTTCGAAACCGCCGAACTGGTATTGCCGCGCCTGATCAAGTCCGACGGCAGCCGCCAGCCTTTCGACGAAGAAAAACTGCGCGCCGGTATGCAGCGCGCCCTGGAAAAACGCCCGGTGAGTGTCGAGCGGCTGGAGGCGGCGCTGGCGCATATCAAGCACAAGCTGCGCGCCACCGGCGAACGCGAGGTCAAGAGCCTGGTGGTGGGAGAGCTGGTGATGGGCGAGCTGCAAAAGCTCGACGAAGTCGCCTATATCCGTTTCGCCTCGGTGTATCGACGCTTCCAGGACCTCAACGAGTTCCGCGAAGAGATCGACCGCCTGGCCCGTGAGCCGGTCAAAGAATGA
- a CDS encoding YbaY family lipoprotein has protein sequence MQLRPLVLLTVFSVLVACSSEAPKPAAPQPTPAQEKKVPGIEDLGPLPAYQREISGSLTNVPAGAEVEMALLVIDDRSRPQQLLASSVLTGNGKPLAFRLRYNPEAFPAGARVELRGRASQSGQLILHLPAVRITQAITQTTGPLELVKAP, from the coding sequence ATGCAGTTACGACCACTTGTTTTGCTCACCGTGTTCAGTGTCCTGGTCGCCTGCAGCAGCGAAGCCCCCAAGCCGGCCGCCCCTCAACCGACGCCCGCACAAGAGAAAAAAGTCCCCGGCATTGAAGACCTCGGTCCCCTGCCCGCCTATCAACGCGAAATCAGCGGCAGCCTCACCAACGTGCCGGCCGGCGCCGAAGTCGAGATGGCGCTGCTGGTGATCGATGACCGTTCGCGCCCGCAACAACTGTTGGCGAGCAGCGTCTTGACCGGCAATGGCAAGCCCCTGGCCTTCCGCCTGCGCTACAACCCCGAGGCGTTCCCAGCCGGTGCGCGGGTTGAATTGCGTGGCCGTGCCAGCCAATCCGGCCAGTTGATCCTGCACCTGCCTGCCGTACGCATCACCCAGGCGATCACCCAGACCACCGGCCCCCTGGAACTCGTCAAGGCACCATGA
- a CDS encoding class I SAM-dependent methyltransferase gives MTPPLDLQRALSALIGDAQLLPCPLPDTTLSLWLLDADNMDRAFSPEETRRILHEPPYWSFCWASGLALARYLAANPQWVKGKRVLDFGAGSGVAGIAAVKAGALEVVACDLDPLALASCRANAELNGVELSYSPDFFAEADRFDLILVADVLYDRANLPLLDHFLSRGREALVADSRVRDFQHPAYRRLEILDALTLPDLAEPWEFRKVSLYHSRR, from the coding sequence ATGACGCCGCCGCTGGACTTGCAGCGCGCCCTGAGCGCGCTGATCGGCGACGCCCAACTGCTGCCCTGCCCGCTGCCGGATACCACGCTTTCATTGTGGCTGCTGGATGCGGACAACATGGACCGCGCCTTCAGCCCCGAGGAAACCCGGCGCATCCTGCATGAACCGCCCTACTGGAGTTTTTGCTGGGCCAGCGGCTTGGCGCTGGCGCGGTATCTGGCGGCGAACCCACAATGGGTGAAAGGCAAGCGCGTGCTGGATTTCGGCGCGGGCTCCGGTGTGGCCGGGATTGCGGCGGTTAAAGCCGGCGCGCTGGAAGTGGTGGCCTGCGACCTGGATCCGCTGGCGTTAGCGTCCTGCCGGGCGAATGCCGAACTCAACGGTGTGGAACTGAGTTACTCGCCGGACTTTTTCGCCGAAGCCGACCGCTTCGACCTGATCCTGGTCGCCGACGTGCTCTACGACCGCGCCAACCTGCCGTTGCTCGACCACTTCCTCAGCCGAGGCCGCGAAGCGCTGGTGGCGGACTCGCGCGTGCGGGACTTCCAGCACCCGGCTTATCGGCGGCTGGAGATACTCGATGCACTGACGTTGCCGGACCTGGCCGAGCCTTGGGAGTTTCGCAAGGTGAGCCTGTACCATTCGCGGCGTTAA